CCAGCTGGTCGCGGCCGAAGGCGCCTGGCGCGAGAGCGTGTCGCTGCGCGACATCCCGATCACGCGCGGCGGCCTGATCGGCTTCCAGGTCGAGAACGCGATGGCCGCGGTGGCCGCGGCCTGGGGCGTCGGGCTCGACTGGGACGCGGTGCGCCGCGGCCTGGCCAGCTTCGTCAACGACGCCGACAACGCGCCCGGCCGCTTCAACGTGCTCGACTACCGCGGCGCCACCGTGATCGCCGACTACGGCCACAACCCCGACGCGATGCGCGCGCTGGTGTCGGCGGTCGACGCGCTGCCGGGCAAGCGCCGTTCGGTGGTGATCAGCGGCGCCGGCGACCGCCGCGACGAGGACATCCGCGAGCAGACCCAGATCCTCGGCCAGGCCTTCGACGACGTGATCCTGTTCCAGGACGCCTGCCAGCGCGGCCGCGAGGACGGCGAGGTGCTGCGCCTGCTGCGCGAAGGCCTGAGCGACGCCACCCGCACCCGCCGGGTCGACGAGATCTACGGCGAGTTCATCGCCATCGACGCGGCGCTGGAGCGGCTGGAGCCGGGCGATCTCTGCCTGGTGCTGGTCGATCAGGTCGAGGAGGCGCTCGCCCACCTGACGCAGCGCATCAACGGCACGCCGGTCGCCGGCTGATCCGCGCACCGGTCACGACGAGGCGGACGCGGCATGAAATGGGACGGCCAGCGCGAAAGCGACCAGATCGAGGACCGCCGCGCTGACACCGGCGGTGGCCCTGCCGGCCGGGGCGGCATCCGCCTGCCGGTCGGGCGTGGCGGGCGCGGCATCGGCCTGGGCACCGTGGCGGTGGCGCTGCTGGCGGGCTGGATCTTCGGCATCAACCCGCTGACCGTGCTCGGCCTGCTGGGCGGCGGCGGGCCGATCGAGGCGCCGGTCTCGCAGAGCGCACCGCACACGCCACGCGCCGCGCCGCAGGACGAGAGCGCCCGCTTCGTCGCCACCGTGCTGGCCTCGACCGAAGACGTCTGGGGCGAGCAGTTCCAGGCCAAGGGCACGACCTACCGCAAGCCGGTGCTGGTGCTGTTCCGTGGCACCACCCACACCGAATGCGGCCGCGGCGAAGCGGCGATGGGGCCGTTCTACTGCCCGGCCGACCAGAAGGTCTACCTCGACCTCGACTTCTTCGACGTGATGCGCCAGCGCCTGGGCGCGCCCGGCGATTTCGCCCAGGCCTACGTGGTGGCGCACGAGGTCGGCCACCACGTGCAGCGCCTGAGCGGCGTTACCGAGAAGGTCGAGCAGGCCCGACGCCGGCTCGGCGAGGCGCAGGCGAATGCGCTGTCGGTGCGGGTCGAGCTGCAGGCCGACTGCTACGCCGGGCTGTGGGCGCACCACGCCGAGCAGGCCAGGCGCTGGCTCGACGCCGGCGACATCGACGAGGCGCTGCACGCGGCCGCGCAGATCGGCGACGACACGCTGCAGCGCAACGCCGGCGGCGCGGTCGCGCCCGAGAGCTTCACGCACGGCAGCAGCGAGCAGCGGGTGCGCTGGTTCAGGCGCGGCTTCGACAGCGGCAAGGTGGCCGACTGCAACACGCTCGACGCCCGCAGGATCTGAGCCTCGGCCGACCCGCCAGCCTCAGTGCACGTCGGCGAGCCGGAACTGCGCCATCACCTCGGTGAGGCGGGTGGCCTGCTGGCGCAGGCTCTCGGCGGCGGCGGCGGTTTCTTCGACCAGCGCGGCGTTCTGCTGGGTCGACTGATCGAGCTGGCCGAGCGCGGCGTTGATCTGGCTGGTGCCGTCCTGCTGCTGCTGCGTGGCGGCGGTGATCTCGGCCATCAGGTCGTTGACGCGGCGCACCTGGTCGACCACGTCGCCGATGGTCTGGCCGGCGTCGGACACCAGCAGGTTGCCGGCATCGACCTTCTCGACGCTGTCGCCGGGTCGAGCAGGCCCGACGCCGGCTCGGCGAGGCGCAGGCGAATGCGCTGTCGGTGCGGGTCGAGCTGCAGGCCGACTGCTACGCCGGGCTGTGGGCGCACCACGCCGAGCAGGCCAGGCGCTGGCTCGACGCCGGCGACATCGACGAGGCGCTGCACGCGGCCGCGCAGATCGGCGACGACACGCTGCAGCGCAACGCCGGCGGCGCGGTCGCGCCCGAGAGCTTCACGCACGGCAGCAGCGAGCAGCGGGTGCGCTGGTTCAGGCGCGGCTTCGACAGCGGCAAGGTGGCCGACTGCAACACGCTCGACGCCCGCAGGATCTGAGCCTCGGCCGACCCGCCAGCCTCAGTGCACGTCGGCGAGCCGGAACTGCGCCATCACCTCGGTGAGGCGGGTGGCCTGCTGGCGCAGGCTCTCGGCGGCGGCGGCGGTTTCTTCGACCAGCGCGGCGTTCTGCTGGGTCGACTGATCGAGCTGGCCGAGCGCGGCGTTGATCTGGCTGGTGCCGTCCTGCTGCTGCTGCGTGGCGGCGGTGATCTCGGCCATCAGGTCGTTGACGCGGCGCACCTGGTCGACCACGTCGCCGATGGTCTGGCCGGCGTCGGACACCAGCAGGTTGCCGGCATCGACCTTCTCGACGCTGTCGCCGATCAGGGTCTTGATCTCCTTGGCGGCGTTGGCCGAACGCTGCGCCAGCGTGCGCACCTCGGCGGCCACCACCGCGAAGCCGCGGCCCTGCTCGCCGGCACGCGCGGCCTCGACCGCGGCGTTGAGCGCCAGGATGTTGGTCTGGAACGAAATGCCGTCGATCACGCCGATGATGTCGGCGATCTTGCGGCTCGAGACCTGGATGCCGTTCATCGTCGCCACCACCTGGTTGACGGCCTTGCCACCGGCGGCCGCCACCTCGGAGGCGTGGCTGGCGATGCGGTTGGCCTCGTTGGCGTTGTCGGCGTTGGCGCGCACGGTGTCGTTGACCTGGTCCATCGACGCCGCCGTCTGCTGCAGGTGCGAGGCCTGCAGCTCGGTGCGGCTGGACAGGTCGGCGTTGCCCTGGGCGATCTGCGACGACGCGGTGGCGATCGCGTCGGTGCCGGCCCGCACCTCGCCGACCATGCGCGAAAGATTCGTGCTCATGCGGTCGAGCGCGCCGAGCAGGGCGCCGACCTCGTCGCGCGCATCGGTGCGCACCCGCATGCTCAGGTCGCCGGCAGCGACCGCCTCGGCCACCGCCACCGCCTGCGCCATCGAACGCTGCATGCTGCGCGCCAGGGCCAGGCTGATCGCGGCGCCCGCCAGCGTGATGCCCAGCAGCAGGGCAGCCAGCGAGGCGACGCTGAAACGCGCCTCGGCGACACGCGCCTCGAGCGCGCCCTGCAGCATCGGGAAGGCGGTGTCGATGAGCGCGAACTGCAGGTCGATGGCCTTCGTGGTCTCGCCGAAATAGGCCTCGGGCGGGATCGCCGGCATCTCCTGGGCGTCGGTCATCGCGGTGATGCGCTGGTCGATCTGCGCCAGGCTGGCGGCGGCGGCGCTGCGGGCGGCGTTGAGCGCCGTCATGTCCATGTCGGGGCGACTGGCACGGGTCTTCTCGAAATTCTTCTCGGCCGACCGCACGCGCGCATGGGCCAGCGCCAGGGTGCCCTGCATCTCGGCGCGCTGCTGTGGCGTGAGGGTGCCACGCGCCAACGCCGCGGTGCCCCTGGCGCGCAGCTGGCCGAGCGCCTCGGTGACCGGCGGCAGGTCGTTGAGCACCGCCATCGTCAGGTGGTAGGTGTGGGCCTCGGGGTCCAGGCTCAGGCCCGAGGCATCGAGCACGTCGACCAGCAGATCGAGCTGGATCGCGATCAGCTCGGTGTGGCGCTTGAAACTCTCGAGGCCGTCGATGGCGCGCTTGACCACGTCCCCGGGCAAGGACTGCCAGGCCGACGTCACGGCGTCGCGGTCCTGCAGCAGCCCAGGCAGTTCATAAGCCCGGGTGGCGGCGGTGACCTGCTCGAGCGCAGCCTGAACGGTCGGCTCGATGGCTGCGCGGCGGGCCTTCATCGCCTCGTTGCCGCCCAGTTCGCCGGCTGACGCACCGCGGTGCTGCTGTGTCGCCTTCAGCAGACCGAGCAGGCTGCTGATCGGCTGCAGCCCCGCCACCTCGGCGCTGGCAGTGTTCATCGTGGCCAGCTTGCTGCGGATCAGCCCGACCGACGGCGGCAGCGCCATCGCGACGGCCAGCACCCCCAGCAGCAAGAACTTCTTCGAGATCGACAGGTGATCGAGTTTGAACATGAAAGCTCCCATGACATCGACACACCCGACAACGATGGGGATGCGCCCGTTGTTCAACATGATCGACCAGGGCCGCGCCCCGCGATGCCCGGAAATGAGCGTGCCGGCGGGTTCAGTTCGGGCGCTGTCCGGGGCGCCCCCGGGCGCGTTAGAGTCCACGCCAACCCGACACTTCGATGAAGGCAGACATGCACACGCAACCCGATCCGCACCTCGCCGGCCAGCGCCGGCAACTGATCCGGTGGCTGGCCGCGATGGCCTGCACCGGCGGCCTGGGCGCCGCGCGCGCGGCCACGCCGAGCGCCGCCGACGCCACCGCCGGCCTGCGGGCGGCGCTCGAATTCGGCGCCAAAGCCGCGGTCGCACAGCTGGGCAGGACCGACGGCTTCCTGGCCAATCCGCTGGTCCACATCCCCCTGCCCGACACCCTGCAGCGCGCCGCCAAGCTGCTGCGCGCCACCGGCCAGGGCAAGCGCCTCGACGAGCTCGAGACCGCGATGAACCGCGCCGCCGAACTCGCCGTGCCCGAGGCCCAGACGCTGCTGATCGACGCCGTCAAGAGCATGACGGTGGACGACGCGGCGCAGATCCTGCGCGGCTCCGACACCGCGGTGACCGAGTTCTTCGCCGGCCGCACCCGCGAGCCGCTGGCCGAGAAGTTCCTGCCGATCGTCAGCGCCGCCACCGAACAGGTCTCGCTGGCCCGCAAGTACAACGCCGTGGCCTCGCGGGCCAGCCGCTTCGGCCTGCTGTCGGCCGAAAACGCCAACCTGCAGCAGTTCGTCACCGGCAAGGCGCTCGACGGGCTCTACAAGATGATCGGCGAGGAAGAAAAGAAGATCCGCCAGGACCCGGTCGCCACCGGCCAGGCGATCCTGCAGTCGGTCTTCGGTGCGCTCAAGAAGTGAGCGGCCGGCGGCTCAGCTCTCGGTCAGCAGCCGCTCGAGCAGGCGGTTGAGCTCGGCAAAATCCGGCGCGCCGACGTAGCGCCTGACGATCCGGCCGCGCCGGTTGATCACGACGGTGGTCGGCGTCAGCTGCACGTCGCCGAAGCGGCGCGCGATCTCGCCGGTGTTGTCGATCGCGACCGGGAACGGCAGCTCGCGCGAGCGCGCGTAGTTCACCACGTAGGCCGGCGGGTCGTAGCTCATCGACACCGCCAGGGTCTCGAAGCCGCGGTCGCGGAACCGCCGGTAGGTGGCCATCAGCTCGGGCATCTCCTTGACGCAGACGGTGCAGCTGGTGGCCCAGAAGTTGACCAGCACGACCTGGCCGCGCAGCGCGTCGCTGCGGTGCCGGCTGCCGTCGAGCAGGGTGTAGTCGACCACCGGCGCCGCATCGCGGCGGGCCAGCACCACGGCCGTCGCGCCGGCACAGCCGAGCACCAGGGCGGCGATGGCGACAACGCGGATGGGCTTCATGGCGGGGCGTCACGGGAACGAGGTGGCCGAAGTGTAAGCGGCGCCCCGGCGCCGGGCGGGTGCCGCGGGGGCACGGATGGCTTAGCATTCCGGTTTCGCGCGACGCGGCCCCGGGCCGGGCGCGCAGACGGCATCCCTACCCCTTCAATCACGCAGACGCCGACCGGCTCAAGCACGACCGGCCCGCGAGCGTTCCCCCTGGCGCAGCCCCATGACCGCATCCCTCCTCGTGCGTGGTTATGAAGTCGTGATCGGCTTCGAGACCCACGCCCAGCTTTCCACCCAGTCGAAGATCTTCTCGGGGGCATCGACCGCCTTCGGCGCCGAGCCCAACACGCAGGCCTGCGCGGTCGATCTGGCGCTGCCGGGCAGCCTGCCGGTGATGAACCGCGGCGCGGTCGAGCGCGCCATCCGCTTCGGCCTGGCGGTGGGCGCGACGATCGCGCCGATGTCGATCTTCGCGCGCAAGAACTACTTCTACCCGGACCTGCCCAAGGGCTACCAGATCAGCCAGTACGAGACGCCGGTGGTGCAGGGCGGCGCGGTCGGCTTCTTCGTCGACGGCGAGCCGATGAAGGTCAACCTGACGCGCGCCCACCTCGAGGAGGACGCCGGCAAGTCGATCCACGAGGGCCTGGGCTCGAACGACCGGCTCGGCCACGCCGTCAGCGGCATCGACCTCAACCGCGCCGGCACGCCGCTGCTGGAGATCGTCACCGAGCCCGACCTGCGCTCCAGCCGGCAGGCGGTCGAATACGCCCGTGCGCTGCACACGCTGGTGGTCTGGCTGGGCATCTGCGACGGCAACATGCAGGAAGGCAGCTTCCGCTGCGACGCCAACGTGT
This portion of the Leptothrix cholodnii SP-6 genome encodes:
- a CDS encoding neutral zinc metallopeptidase, encoding MKWDGQRESDQIEDRRADTGGGPAGRGGIRLPVGRGGRGIGLGTVAVALLAGWIFGINPLTVLGLLGGGGPIEAPVSQSAPHTPRAAPQDESARFVATVLASTEDVWGEQFQAKGTTYRKPVLVLFRGTTHTECGRGEAAMGPFYCPADQKVYLDLDFFDVMRQRLGAPGDFAQAYVVAHEVGHHVQRLSGVTEKVEQARRRLGEAQANALSVRVELQADCYAGLWAHHAEQARRWLDAGDIDEALHAAAQIGDDTLQRNAGGAVAPESFTHGSSEQRVRWFRRGFDSGKVADCNTLDARRI
- a CDS encoding neutral zinc metallopeptidase, translating into MRVELQADCYAGLWAHHAEQARRWLDAGDIDEALHAAAQIGDDTLQRNAGGAVAPESFTHGSSEQRVRWFRRGFDSGKVADCNTLDARRI
- a CDS encoding methyl-accepting chemotaxis protein, whose product is MFKLDHLSISKKFLLLGVLAVAMALPPSVGLIRSKLATMNTASAEVAGLQPISSLLGLLKATQQHRGASAGELGGNEAMKARRAAIEPTVQAALEQVTAATRAYELPGLLQDRDAVTSAWQSLPGDVVKRAIDGLESFKRHTELIAIQLDLLVDVLDASGLSLDPEAHTYHLTMAVLNDLPPVTEALGQLRARGTAALARGTLTPQQRAEMQGTLALAHARVRSAEKNFEKTRASRPDMDMTALNAARSAAAASLAQIDQRITAMTDAQEMPAIPPEAYFGETTKAIDLQFALIDTAFPMLQGALEARVAEARFSVASLAALLLGITLAGAAISLALARSMQRSMAQAVAVAEAVAAGDLSMRVRTDARDEVGALLGALDRMSTNLSRMVGEVRAGTDAIATASSQIAQGNADLSSRTELQASHLQQTAASMDQVNDTVRANADNANEANRIASHASEVAAAGGKAVNQVVATMNGIQVSSRKIADIIGVIDGISFQTNILALNAAVEAARAGEQGRGFAVVAAEVRTLAQRSANAAKEIKTLIGDSVEKVDAGNLLVSDAGQTIGDVVDQVRRVNDLMAEITAATQQQQDGTSQINAALGQLDQSTQQNAALVEETAAAAESLRQQATRLTEVMAQFRLADVH
- a CDS encoding DUF4197 domain-containing protein yields the protein MHTQPDPHLAGQRRQLIRWLAAMACTGGLGAARAATPSAADATAGLRAALEFGAKAAVAQLGRTDGFLANPLVHIPLPDTLQRAAKLLRATGQGKRLDELETAMNRAAELAVPEAQTLLIDAVKSMTVDDAAQILRGSDTAVTEFFAGRTREPLAEKFLPIVSAATEQVSLARKYNAVASRASRFGLLSAENANLQQFVTGKALDGLYKMIGEEEKKIRQDPVATGQAILQSVFGALKK
- a CDS encoding TlpA disulfide reductase family protein, with protein sequence MKPIRVVAIAALVLGCAGATAVVLARRDAAPVVDYTLLDGSRHRSDALRGQVVLVNFWATSCTVCVKEMPELMATYRRFRDRGFETLAVSMSYDPPAYVVNYARSRELPFPVAIDNTGEIARRFGDVQLTPTTVVINRRGRIVRRYVGAPDFAELNRLLERLLTES